The Hippoglossus hippoglossus isolate fHipHip1 chromosome 2, fHipHip1.pri, whole genome shotgun sequence genome includes a region encoding these proteins:
- the LOC117774035 gene encoding bone morphogenetic protein receptor type-2-like isoform X2: MSTVMAAGRITVKSLAKFGFCLTILLTSVAAAQGEERECAFTDQQQQLGVDRVAGGEGRVSPENTTIRCAKGGHCFGLWEKSPPGEVRLVKQGCWTHLGDNQACRDDRCVVTNLPPQIQNGTYHFCCCGSDMCNVNFTEDFPMPSPTTAQPLYPRTLRYEEMVIIALATVSVMAVVAVAAFFGYRMMHGGGKQGLHNLNMMEAAGSESSLDLDNLKLLELIGRGRYGTVYCGSLDERPVAVKVFTAANRQNFLNECSIYRLPLLEHDNIARFVAADERTGPEGRTEYLLVMDYYPHGSLNRYLGVQTNDWISSCRLAHSVTRGLAYLHTELFKGDLYKPAVSHRDLNSRNILVKMDGTCVIIDFGLSMKLTGNRPARHGEEENTAISEVGTIRYMAPEVLEGAVNLRDCESALKQVDMYALGLVYWETFMRCTDLFPGESVPEYQMAFQAEAGNHPTFEDMQVLVSREKQRPKFPEAWKENSLAVRSLKETMEDCWDQDAEARLTAQCAEERLAELLLIWDRSKSVSPTLNPMSTTLHNERNRMTPKSGPYTDHPSTYIEENEGVAKNTQTDTTGSLSGRAVAGSGERNRNSINQERQQQANARLPSPEGSSTSMGLRGSPSASTTTTTIISETEGPAGVPIVPVCLHLTQEDLETTKLDPKEVDKNLKESSDENLMEHSQKQFCSPDPLSPGSSSLLYPLIKMATEASGTSDTAAPMPTTIFPLPKQQNLPKRPSSLPLRTKPTKKESSSSSLRFKFGRSGKSNLRQVEGAKLNIGAVTGTNTTVEAHRGPGTNNIPALRDTHVNGSVNGAANGHASSSMAAGGATGFGGSGVTQNGSGALRSDDSRLSLGVITASPDEHEPLLSREREQPDLRDASSSVAALRSARPNTNNNNSNTGQGQGEGESGGESDGGEEGGSGEGGSRETTGPQGESLGSGSVAVEEAPVIMRGEALLRQPRARRPERPNSLDLSFTTQDLASLAGLLQPDGALGTGDKIKKRVKTPYSLKKWRPTTWVISTDTRGPEVNNNGSAHGQGHSQNRPKSSSAIYLRGGSLASEPSDTHV, encoded by the exons CGGCGCAGGGCGAAGAGAGGGAGTGTGCCTTCAcggaccagcagcagcagttgggGGTAGATCGAGTGGCGGGGGGCGAAGGTCGGGTCTCCCCGGAGAACACAACCATCCGATGTGCCAAGGGCGGCCACTGCTTTGGCTTGTGGGAGAAAAGTCCTCCAGGCGAAGTGCGGCTGGTCAAACAAG GATGCTGGACCCACCTCGGTGACAACCAGGCCTGCCGCGACGACCGCTGCGTGGTGACCAACCTCCCCCCGCAGATCCAGAATGGGACCTACCACTTCTGCTGCTGCGGGAGCGACATGTGCAACGTCAATTTCACCGAGGACTTCCCGATGCCCAGCCCCACCACAGCCCAGCCCCTCT ACCCCCGCACACTGCGCTACGAAGAGATGGTAATTATCGCCCTGGCAACAGTCTCCGTGATGGCTGTGGTTGCTGTAGCAGCCTTCTTTGGTTACCGCATGATGCACG GAGGTGGTAAGCAAGGTCTGCACAACCTGAATATGATGGAGGCTGCTGGCTCCGAGAGTTCTCTGGACCTAGACAATCTCAAACTACTGGAG CTGATTGGACGTGGCAGGTACGGTACAGTGTACTGTGGCTCTCTGGACGAGCGGCCGGTCGCCGTGAAGGTGTTCACCGCGGCCAACCGTCAGAACTTCCTGAACGAATGCTCCATCTATCGGCTGCCGCTGCTGGAGCACGACAACATCGCTCGGTTTGTGGCCGCAGATGAGCGCACCGGCCCAGAAGGACGCACAGAATACCTGCTGGTCATGGACTACTACCCACAT GGCTCACTGAATCGCTACCTGGGCGTCCAGACCAACGACTggatcagcagctgcaggctcGCTCACTCCGTCACCCGTGGCCTAGCGTACCTGCACACGGAGCTCTTCAAAGGAG ACTTGTACAAGCCAGCGGTGTCCCACAGGGACCTCAACAGCCGGAATATTCTGGTGAAAATGGACGGCACATGCGTCATCATCGATTTCGGCCTGTCCATGAAGCTGACTGGAAACAGGCCGGCGCGTCACGGCGAGGAGGAAAACACTGCTATAAGTGAG GTAGGGACAATCCGCTACATGGCTCCGGAGGTGCTGGAGGGAGCGGTGAACCTGAGGGACTGCGAGTCGGCGCTGAAGCAGGTGGATATGTACGCCCTGGGCCTGGTCTACTGGGAGACCTTCATGAGATGCACTGACCTTTTCCCCG GAGAGTCTGTGCCAGAGTACCAGATGGCTTTTCAGGCAGAGGCAGGGAACCACCCAACGTTCGAGGACATGCAGGTCCTGGTATCCAGGGAGAAGCAACGGCCTAAATTCCCTGAAGCCTGGAAAGAGAACAGTTtg GCGGTCCGCTCCCTGAAAGAGACGATGGAGGACTGCTGGGACCAGGATGCCGAGGCCCGCCTCACAGCGCAGTGTGCGGAGGAACGACTGGCAGAGCTGCTCCTCATATGGGACCGCTCCAAGTCTGTGAGCCCCACACTCAACCCCATGTCCACCACTCTACACAATGAGAG aaatcGTATGACGCCAAAGTCCGGCCCGTACACAGACCACCCATCCACCTACATCGAAGAGAATGAGGGTGTGGCCAAGAACACGCAGACCGACACCACTGGCTCTTTGAGTGGCCGAGCCGTGGCCGGGAGcggggagagaaacaggaactCCATCAATCAGGAGCGCCAGCAGCAAGCCAACGCCCGTCTGCCCAGCCCAGAGGGCAGCAGCACCAGCATGGGTCTGAGAGGAAGCCCCTCAGCCTCCACGACCACCACCACCATAATCTCTGAGACCGAGGGACCGGCAGGGGTCCCTATAGTCCCTGTCTGCCTCCACCTGACACAGGAAGACCTGGAAACCACCAAGCTTGACCCAAAAGAGGTGGACAAGAACCTGAAGGAGAGCTCGGACGAGAATCTGATGGAGCACTCGCAGAAGCAGTTCTGCTCACCGGACCCACTGAGCCCCGGGAGCTCCAGCCTTCTTTATCCTCTCATCAAGATGGCGACTGAGGCCTCGGGCACGTCAGACACTGCTGCCCCCATGCCCACCACCATCTTCCCCCTGCCTAAACAGCAGAACCTGCCCAAGAGGCCGTCCAGCCTGCCCCTGCGCACCAAGCCCACGAAGAAGGAGTCGTCGTCATCTTCACTCAGGTTCAAGTTTGGACGCTCCGGGAAGTCCAACCTGCGGCAGGTGGAGGGAGCGAAGCTGAACATTGGTGCAGTaacaggcacaaacacaactgtaGAGGCTCATCGGGGCCCAGGCACAAACAACATACCCGCTCTACGAGACACGCATGTCAACGGTAGCGTTAACGGCGCCGCCAATGGTCATGCCAGCTCGTCCATGGCTGCAGGCGGAGCGACCGGTTTTGGAGGATCCGGCGTAACTCAGAATGGCTCCGGAGCCCTGAGGTCGGACGACAGTCGCCTGAGCCTCGGCGTCATCACAGCCAGCCCAGACGAACACGAGCCACTTCTGAGCCGAGAGCGAGAGCAGCCCGATCTGAGAGACGCGTCCTCGAGCGTCGCCGCCCTCCGCTCTGCGCGGcccaacaccaacaacaacaacagcaacaccgGCCAGGGCCAGGGGGAAggtgagagtggaggagagagcgatggaggggaggagggcggGAGCGGAGAAGGAGGAAGCAGGGAAACCACGGGGCCCCAAGGAGAAAGCTTGGGCTCCGGGTCTGTTGCCGTGGAGGAAGCACCTGTCATCATGAGAGGGGAGGCCCTGCTCCGGCAGCCCAGAGCCCGCAGGCCTGAGAGACCCAACTCCCTGGACCTGTCCTTCACAACACAGGACCTGGCCTCACTAG CAGGCTTGTTACAGCCAGACGGAGCCTTGGGCACAGGCGATAAGATTAAGAAGCGCGTCAAAACACCTTATTCTCTGAAGAAGTGGCGGCCCACCACGTGGGTCATCTCCACAGACACCAGGGGGCCGGAGGTCAACAACAACGGCTCCGCCCACGGTCAAGGCCACAGTCAGAACCGGCCCAAGTCCAGCTCGGCTATCTACCTGCGGGGAGGGAGCTTGGCCAGCGAGCCCAGCGACACGCATGTGTGA
- the LOC117774035 gene encoding bone morphogenetic protein receptor type-2-like isoform X1, with protein sequence MSTVMAAGRITVKSLAKFGFCLTILLTSVAAAQGEERECAFTDQQQQLGVDRVAGGEGRVSPENTTIRCAKGGHCFGLWEKSPPGEVRLVKQGCWTHLGDNQACRDDRCVVTNLPPQIQNGTYHFCCCGSDMCNVNFTEDFPMPSPTTAQPLYPRTLRYEEMVIIALATVSVMAVVAVAAFFGYRMMHGGGKQGLHNLNMMEAAGSESSLDLDNLKLLELIGRGRYGTVYCGSLDERPVAVKVFTAANRQNFLNECSIYRLPLLEHDNIARFVAADERTGPEGRTEYLLVMDYYPHGSLNRYLGVQTNDWISSCRLAHSVTRGLAYLHTELFKGDLYKPAVSHRDLNSRNILVKMDGTCVIIDFGLSMKLTGNRPARHGEEENTAISEVGTIRYMAPEVLEGAVNLRDCESALKQVDMYALGLVYWETFMRCTDLFPGESVPEYQMAFQAEAGNHPTFEDMQVLVSREKQRPKFPEAWKENSLAVRSLKETMEDCWDQDAEARLTAQCAEERLAELLLIWDRSKSVSPTLNPMSTTLHNERNRMTPKSGPYTDHPSTYIEENEGVAKNTQTDTTGSLSGRAVAGSGERNRNSINQERQQQANARLPSPEGSSTSMGLRGSPSASTTTTTIISETEGPAGVPIVPVCLHLTQEDLETTKLDPKEVDKNLKESSDENLMEHSQKQFCSPDPLSPGSSSLLYPLIKMATEASGTSDTAAPMPTTIFPLPKQQNLPKRPSSLPLRTKPTKKESSSSSLRFKFGRSGKSNLRQVEGAKLNIGAVTGTNTTVEAHRGPGTNNIPALRDTHVNGSVNGAANGHASSSMAAGGATGFGGSGVTQNGSGALRSDDSRLSLGVITASPDEHEPLLSREREQPDLRDASSSVAALRSARPNTNNNNSNTGQGQGEGESGGESDGGEEGGSGEGGSRETTGPQGESLGSGSVAVEEAPVIMRGEALLRQPRARRPERPNSLDLSFTTQDLASLEAGLLQPDGALGTGDKIKKRVKTPYSLKKWRPTTWVISTDTRGPEVNNNGSAHGQGHSQNRPKSSSAIYLRGGSLASEPSDTHV encoded by the exons CGGCGCAGGGCGAAGAGAGGGAGTGTGCCTTCAcggaccagcagcagcagttgggGGTAGATCGAGTGGCGGGGGGCGAAGGTCGGGTCTCCCCGGAGAACACAACCATCCGATGTGCCAAGGGCGGCCACTGCTTTGGCTTGTGGGAGAAAAGTCCTCCAGGCGAAGTGCGGCTGGTCAAACAAG GATGCTGGACCCACCTCGGTGACAACCAGGCCTGCCGCGACGACCGCTGCGTGGTGACCAACCTCCCCCCGCAGATCCAGAATGGGACCTACCACTTCTGCTGCTGCGGGAGCGACATGTGCAACGTCAATTTCACCGAGGACTTCCCGATGCCCAGCCCCACCACAGCCCAGCCCCTCT ACCCCCGCACACTGCGCTACGAAGAGATGGTAATTATCGCCCTGGCAACAGTCTCCGTGATGGCTGTGGTTGCTGTAGCAGCCTTCTTTGGTTACCGCATGATGCACG GAGGTGGTAAGCAAGGTCTGCACAACCTGAATATGATGGAGGCTGCTGGCTCCGAGAGTTCTCTGGACCTAGACAATCTCAAACTACTGGAG CTGATTGGACGTGGCAGGTACGGTACAGTGTACTGTGGCTCTCTGGACGAGCGGCCGGTCGCCGTGAAGGTGTTCACCGCGGCCAACCGTCAGAACTTCCTGAACGAATGCTCCATCTATCGGCTGCCGCTGCTGGAGCACGACAACATCGCTCGGTTTGTGGCCGCAGATGAGCGCACCGGCCCAGAAGGACGCACAGAATACCTGCTGGTCATGGACTACTACCCACAT GGCTCACTGAATCGCTACCTGGGCGTCCAGACCAACGACTggatcagcagctgcaggctcGCTCACTCCGTCACCCGTGGCCTAGCGTACCTGCACACGGAGCTCTTCAAAGGAG ACTTGTACAAGCCAGCGGTGTCCCACAGGGACCTCAACAGCCGGAATATTCTGGTGAAAATGGACGGCACATGCGTCATCATCGATTTCGGCCTGTCCATGAAGCTGACTGGAAACAGGCCGGCGCGTCACGGCGAGGAGGAAAACACTGCTATAAGTGAG GTAGGGACAATCCGCTACATGGCTCCGGAGGTGCTGGAGGGAGCGGTGAACCTGAGGGACTGCGAGTCGGCGCTGAAGCAGGTGGATATGTACGCCCTGGGCCTGGTCTACTGGGAGACCTTCATGAGATGCACTGACCTTTTCCCCG GAGAGTCTGTGCCAGAGTACCAGATGGCTTTTCAGGCAGAGGCAGGGAACCACCCAACGTTCGAGGACATGCAGGTCCTGGTATCCAGGGAGAAGCAACGGCCTAAATTCCCTGAAGCCTGGAAAGAGAACAGTTtg GCGGTCCGCTCCCTGAAAGAGACGATGGAGGACTGCTGGGACCAGGATGCCGAGGCCCGCCTCACAGCGCAGTGTGCGGAGGAACGACTGGCAGAGCTGCTCCTCATATGGGACCGCTCCAAGTCTGTGAGCCCCACACTCAACCCCATGTCCACCACTCTACACAATGAGAG aaatcGTATGACGCCAAAGTCCGGCCCGTACACAGACCACCCATCCACCTACATCGAAGAGAATGAGGGTGTGGCCAAGAACACGCAGACCGACACCACTGGCTCTTTGAGTGGCCGAGCCGTGGCCGGGAGcggggagagaaacaggaactCCATCAATCAGGAGCGCCAGCAGCAAGCCAACGCCCGTCTGCCCAGCCCAGAGGGCAGCAGCACCAGCATGGGTCTGAGAGGAAGCCCCTCAGCCTCCACGACCACCACCACCATAATCTCTGAGACCGAGGGACCGGCAGGGGTCCCTATAGTCCCTGTCTGCCTCCACCTGACACAGGAAGACCTGGAAACCACCAAGCTTGACCCAAAAGAGGTGGACAAGAACCTGAAGGAGAGCTCGGACGAGAATCTGATGGAGCACTCGCAGAAGCAGTTCTGCTCACCGGACCCACTGAGCCCCGGGAGCTCCAGCCTTCTTTATCCTCTCATCAAGATGGCGACTGAGGCCTCGGGCACGTCAGACACTGCTGCCCCCATGCCCACCACCATCTTCCCCCTGCCTAAACAGCAGAACCTGCCCAAGAGGCCGTCCAGCCTGCCCCTGCGCACCAAGCCCACGAAGAAGGAGTCGTCGTCATCTTCACTCAGGTTCAAGTTTGGACGCTCCGGGAAGTCCAACCTGCGGCAGGTGGAGGGAGCGAAGCTGAACATTGGTGCAGTaacaggcacaaacacaactgtaGAGGCTCATCGGGGCCCAGGCACAAACAACATACCCGCTCTACGAGACACGCATGTCAACGGTAGCGTTAACGGCGCCGCCAATGGTCATGCCAGCTCGTCCATGGCTGCAGGCGGAGCGACCGGTTTTGGAGGATCCGGCGTAACTCAGAATGGCTCCGGAGCCCTGAGGTCGGACGACAGTCGCCTGAGCCTCGGCGTCATCACAGCCAGCCCAGACGAACACGAGCCACTTCTGAGCCGAGAGCGAGAGCAGCCCGATCTGAGAGACGCGTCCTCGAGCGTCGCCGCCCTCCGCTCTGCGCGGcccaacaccaacaacaacaacagcaacaccgGCCAGGGCCAGGGGGAAggtgagagtggaggagagagcgatggaggggaggagggcggGAGCGGAGAAGGAGGAAGCAGGGAAACCACGGGGCCCCAAGGAGAAAGCTTGGGCTCCGGGTCTGTTGCCGTGGAGGAAGCACCTGTCATCATGAGAGGGGAGGCCCTGCTCCGGCAGCCCAGAGCCCGCAGGCCTGAGAGACCCAACTCCCTGGACCTGTCCTTCACAACACAGGACCTGGCCTCACTAG AAGCAGGCTTGTTACAGCCAGACGGAGCCTTGGGCACAGGCGATAAGATTAAGAAGCGCGTCAAAACACCTTATTCTCTGAAGAAGTGGCGGCCCACCACGTGGGTCATCTCCACAGACACCAGGGGGCCGGAGGTCAACAACAACGGCTCCGCCCACGGTCAAGGCCACAGTCAGAACCGGCCCAAGTCCAGCTCGGCTATCTACCTGCGGGGAGGGAGCTTGGCCAGCGAGCCCAGCGACACGCATGTGTGA